One stretch of Streptobacillus ratti DNA includes these proteins:
- the era gene encoding GTPase Era — MKSGFISIVGRPNVGKSTLINKLIDEKVAIVSDKAGTTRDQIRGIVNKGENQYIFIDTPGIHKPKHLLGEYMTNLAIESLDECDLILFLLDGTKEIGTGDIFVNENIKNSKTPTYVIINKIDQMSDEELNNKVEKIKEKLGEFEGIITMSAGYGIGIHKIFEVCEKYLSNDIWFYPEDYYTDISVNKIVIETIREKILQKTKDEIPHSVALEIINIESTDSKRRYDINIYVERDSQKGIIIGNGGRLLKEIGIESRREIEALTDLKINLKLWVKVSKKWRKNEKMLNELGYDVKKFKRR, encoded by the coding sequence ATGAAATCAGGCTTTATTTCTATAGTTGGTAGACCTAATGTAGGTAAATCAACTCTGATTAATAAATTAATAGATGAAAAAGTTGCTATAGTTTCAGATAAGGCTGGAACTACAAGAGATCAAATAAGGGGAATAGTTAATAAAGGAGAAAATCAATACATATTCATAGATACTCCAGGTATACATAAACCTAAACATTTACTTGGAGAATATATGACTAATCTTGCCATAGAATCTTTAGATGAATGCGACCTTATACTTTTCTTACTTGATGGGACTAAGGAGATTGGAACAGGAGATATTTTTGTTAATGAGAATATTAAAAATTCTAAAACTCCAACTTATGTAATAATTAACAAAATAGACCAAATGAGTGATGAAGAATTAAATAATAAGGTGGAAAAAATAAAGGAAAAATTAGGAGAATTTGAGGGAATAATTACCATGTCAGCAGGTTATGGTATAGGAATACATAAAATATTTGAAGTTTGTGAAAAATATTTATCTAATGATATATGGTTCTATCCTGAAGACTACTATACTGATATTTCAGTCAATAAAATAGTTATAGAAACTATTAGAGAAAAGATATTACAAAAAACTAAAGATGAGATACCACATTCAGTTGCACTTGAGATAATAAATATTGAATCTACTGATAGCAAAAGACGTTATGATATTAATATATATGTTGAAAGAGATAGTCAAAAAGGAATAATAATAGGAAATGGTGGTAGACTTTTAAAAGAAATAGGTATAGAATCTAGGCGTGAAATTGAAGCATTAACAGATTTAAAAATTAATCTTAAACTATGGGTTAAGGTAAGTAAAAAATGGAGAAAAAATGAAAAAATGCTTAATGAACTAGGCTATGATGTAAAGAAATTTAAAAGGAGATAA
- a CDS encoding phosphoglycerate kinase has translation MAKKTLKDLNVKGKKVLVRVDFNVPIKEGIIKDDNRIKAALPTLNHILDNGGKVIAFSHLGRIKAEEDKAAKSLAPVAKRLEELLGKPVKFIPATKGAELESAVAELKDGEILMFENTRFEDVENGEVVKKESKNNAELGKYWASLGDVFVNDAFGTAHRAHASNVGISSNIADSAAGFLMQKEIEFIGGAVDKPKRPFVAILGGAKVSDKIGVIENLLDKADKVIIGGGMMFTFLKALGKNTGKSLLEEDKVELAKQLIEKAGNKLILPIDTVVAKEFNNDVEHHVVSVDEVKDDEMGLDIGPASIELFAKELAGAKTVVWNGPMGVFEMSNYAKGTIGVCEAIANLNDAITVIGGGDSAAAAIQLGYAERFSHISTGGGASLEYLEGKVLPGVDAIAEK, from the coding sequence ATGGCAAAAAAAACTTTAAAAGACTTAAATGTAAAAGGCAAAAAAGTACTAGTACGTGTTGATTTCAACGTACCTATTAAAGAGGGAATTATTAAAGATGATAATAGAATTAAAGCTGCATTACCTACATTAAACCACATTTTAGATAATGGTGGAAAAGTAATAGCTTTCTCTCACTTAGGAAGAATTAAAGCTGAAGAAGATAAAGCTGCAAAATCTCTAGCACCTGTTGCAAAAAGATTAGAAGAATTATTAGGTAAACCTGTTAAATTCATTCCTGCTACAAAAGGTGCAGAACTTGAATCAGCAGTTGCTGAACTTAAAGATGGAGAAATTTTAATGTTTGAAAACACTCGTTTTGAAGATGTTGAAAACGGTGAAGTAGTTAAAAAAGAATCTAAAAATAATGCTGAACTTGGAAAATACTGGGCTTCTCTTGGAGATGTATTCGTAAATGACGCATTTGGAACTGCTCATAGAGCTCATGCTTCAAATGTTGGAATTTCATCTAACATAGCTGATTCTGCTGCTGGGTTCTTAATGCAAAAAGAAATAGAATTTATAGGTGGAGCAGTAGATAAACCAAAAAGACCATTTGTTGCTATATTAGGTGGAGCTAAAGTTAGTGATAAAATAGGTGTAATTGAAAACTTATTAGACAAAGCTGATAAAGTAATTATCGGTGGTGGAATGATGTTTACATTCTTAAAAGCATTAGGGAAAAACACTGGTAAATCATTATTAGAAGAAGATAAAGTTGAACTTGCTAAACAATTAATAGAAAAAGCTGGTAATAAATTAATTTTACCTATAGATACAGTAGTTGCTAAAGAATTCAATAATGATGTTGAACATCATGTAGTTAGTGTAGATGAAGTTAAAGATGATGAAATGGGATTAGACATAGGACCAGCATCAATAGAATTATTTGCTAAAGAATTAGCTGGAGCTAAAACTGTAGTATGGAACGGACCTATGGGAGTATTTGAAATGTCTAACTATGCTAAAGGAACTATAGGAGTTTGTGAAGCAATAGCTAATTTAAATGATGCTATTACAGTAATAGGTGGAGGAGATTCTGCTGCAGCTGCTATACAACTTGGATATGCTGAAAGATTCTCTCATATATCAACTGGTGGTGGAGCATCTCTTGAATACTTAGAAGGTAAAGTTTTACCAGGAGTAGATGCAATAGCTGAAAAATAG
- a CDS encoding tagatose 1,6-diphosphate aldolase → MRKISENVYASMERLSNKEGIIGALAIDQRGSIKKMIGAYSEATTEKIEDFKSLVSSELTKYASSILLDPEFGLPASKVRATDAGLLLAYEKTGYDATKKGRLPDILEDWSVKRLKEQGADAIKFLLYYDIDDDKAINEAKHIFIERLGSECLGEDIPLYLELVSYDEAGKTGKEYAKVRPHKVIEMMKEFSKERYNVTVLKMEIPVDMNYVEGYGEEWVYTKEEAMAFYKEQSDATPLPFIFLSGGVSMDLFKKSLELAKEAGSTFNGVLCGRATWADAIKPYSLEGRETGINWLQTEGKEKITSLDEVLNRTASDWRLRLTK, encoded by the coding sequence ATGAGAAAAATTTCTGAAAATGTTTACGCATCTATGGAAAGACTTTCTAATAAAGAGGGAATAATAGGTGCTTTAGCAATAGATCAAAGAGGTTCTATTAAAAAAATGATAGGAGCTTATTCAGAAGCAACTACTGAAAAAATTGAAGACTTTAAAAGTTTAGTATCATCTGAATTAACTAAATATGCTTCATCTATTTTATTAGATCCAGAATTTGGATTGCCAGCATCAAAAGTAAGAGCAACAGATGCAGGATTATTATTAGCATATGAAAAAACAGGTTATGATGCTACTAAGAAAGGTAGATTACCAGATATCTTAGAAGATTGGTCAGTAAAAAGATTAAAAGAACAAGGTGCTGATGCAATTAAATTCTTACTTTACTATGATATTGATGATGATAAAGCTATAAATGAAGCTAAACATATTTTCATTGAAAGATTAGGTTCTGAATGTTTAGGAGAAGACATACCGTTATACTTAGAATTAGTTTCTTACGATGAAGCTGGTAAAACTGGTAAAGAATATGCAAAAGTTAGACCTCATAAAGTAATAGAAATGATGAAAGAATTTTCTAAAGAAAGATACAATGTAACAGTATTAAAAATGGAAATACCAGTAGATATGAACTATGTTGAGGGATATGGAGAAGAATGGGTATACACTAAAGAAGAAGCTATGGCATTTTATAAGGAGCAATCTGATGCAACTCCATTACCATTCATATTCTTATCAGGTGGAGTAAGCATGGATTTATTCAAAAAATCATTAGAATTAGCTAAAGAAGCTGGTTCTACATTTAATGGAGTTTTATGTGGAAGAGCTACTTGGGCAGATGCAATTAAACCTTATAGTTTAGAGGGAAGAGAAACAGGAATTAATTGGTTACAAACTGAGGGGAAAGAAAAAATTACATCACTTGATGAAGTATTAAATAGAACAGCTAGTGATTGGAGATTAAGATTAACTAAATAA
- a CDS encoding DUF6903 family protein produces MNKYLKILLYLIMFFLFLKLIIDGQKKVSLENLGIMLIGLFGLITLLYIYNKGEK; encoded by the coding sequence ATGAATAAATACTTAAAAATATTACTTTATTTAATAATGTTTTTTCTTTTTTTAAAATTAATAATAGATGGGCAAAAAAAGGTTAGTTTAGAAAACTTAGGAATTATGCTTATTGGATTATTTGGTTTAATAACTCTTTTATATATATACAATAAAGGAGAAAAGTAA
- a CDS encoding carbohydrate ABC transporter permease → MNKKRMSAETLYKLFIYIALITFAISIIVPVSWVFLASLKQNSEFVGSPWKLPLGFYYQNFIDAFINAKMGDYLFNSIYVTTLALILLIIVALPASYVLARMEFIGRNFWTTFMKAGLFINVNYIVIPIFLMLLDGDKFLRKNEIIKKAFFLDNMTMLATIYMSTALPFTIYLLTNFFQSISKTYEEAAYIDGAGYFITMVKVIAPMARPSIITVILFNFLAFWNEYIIALTLLPGTQKTLPVGLMTLMAASRGAANYGRLYAGMVIVMLPTLILYIIVQQKLTEGMSAGGSKE, encoded by the coding sequence ATGAATAAAAAGAGAATGAGTGCTGAAACTCTTTATAAGCTATTTATATATATAGCATTAATTACTTTTGCTATATCAATAATAGTTCCTGTTTCATGGGTATTTTTAGCCTCTTTAAAACAAAATTCTGAATTTGTAGGTTCTCCATGGAAATTACCTTTAGGCTTCTATTATCAAAACTTTATTGATGCCTTTATAAATGCAAAAATGGGAGATTACTTATTCAATTCTATTTATGTTACTACACTTGCATTGATATTATTAATAATAGTTGCACTTCCAGCTTCATATGTTCTTGCTAGAATGGAATTTATAGGAAGAAATTTTTGGACTACTTTTATGAAAGCAGGATTATTCATCAATGTAAATTACATAGTTATCCCTATATTTTTAATGTTACTTGATGGAGATAAATTTTTAAGAAAAAATGAAATTATTAAAAAAGCATTCTTTTTGGATAATATGACTATGCTTGCAACAATATATATGTCTACTGCATTACCATTTACAATATATCTATTAACTAACTTCTTTCAATCAATATCTAAAACCTATGAAGAAGCTGCATATATTGATGGTGCTGGGTATTTTATAACCATGGTTAAAGTAATAGCTCCCATGGCAAGACCTAGTATTATTACAGTAATATTATTTAATTTTTTAGCATTCTGGAATGAATATATTATTGCACTAACATTACTACCAGGAACTCAAAAAACATTACCTGTAGGTCTGATGACATTAATGGCTGCAAGTAGAGGGGCTGCTAATTATGGAAGACTTTATGCTGGTATGGTTATAGTGATGTTACCAACATTAATACTATATATTATAGTTCAACAAAAACTTACAGAAGGTATGAGTGCTGGTGGAAGTAAAGAATAG
- a CDS encoding carbohydrate ABC transporter permease: MKKSKNYSKKLFIFFSLAPAMILYILFRIIPTLQVFRMSLFKTSALSKNPKFVGLNNFKILFNDPKFIKTFQNTILLIVIVTIVTLTVAVIFAAILVTENIKGANLFRIIFYIPNILSIVVVSGIFSAIYDPGRGLIDSILIMFRIKPPQFGWLGDQSIVIYSIAFALIWQAIGYYMVMYMAAMSSIPKSLYEAADIDGAGKIIKFFKITLPLIWLNIRATLAFFIISTINLSFLLVIPLTGGGPDGATEVFLSYMYSQAYTNQSYGYGMAIGVIVFLFSFALSGIINVVTNREILQY, encoded by the coding sequence ATGAAAAAAAGTAAAAATTATTCAAAAAAACTATTTATATTCTTTTCATTAGCTCCTGCTATGATTTTATATATACTATTTAGAATTATTCCTACATTACAAGTATTTAGAATGTCTTTATTTAAAACTAGTGCATTATCTAAAAATCCAAAATTTGTTGGATTAAACAATTTTAAAATACTATTTAATGATCCAAAGTTTATTAAAACTTTTCAAAATACAATACTTTTAATTGTTATAGTTACTATTGTTACACTCACAGTGGCTGTAATTTTTGCAGCAATACTCGTAACAGAAAATATTAAAGGTGCTAATTTATTTAGGATAATTTTCTACATACCTAATATATTATCTATAGTAGTAGTTTCAGGAATTTTTTCAGCTATATATGACCCAGGGCGTGGTTTAATAGATAGTATATTAATAATGTTTAGAATTAAACCCCCACAATTTGGCTGGCTTGGAGATCAGAGTATAGTTATTTATTCTATTGCCTTTGCCCTTATATGGCAAGCTATAGGTTATTACATGGTAATGTACATGGCTGCAATGTCATCTATACCAAAAAGCTTATATGAAGCAGCTGATATTGATGGTGCTGGGAAAATAATTAAATTTTTCAAAATCACTTTACCATTAATTTGGTTAAATATTAGAGCTACTTTAGCATTTTTCATAATTAGTACAATAAATTTAAGTTTTCTACTAGTTATACCATTAACTGGTGGTGGACCTGATGGAGCAACAGAAGTATTTTTAAGCTATATGTATTCTCAAGCATATACAAATCAAAGTTATGGATATGGTATGGCTATAGGAGTTATAGTATTTTTATTCTCATTTGCCCTATCAGGTATAATAAATGTAGTTACTAATAGAGAAATATTACAATATTAA
- a CDS encoding carbohydrate ABC transporter substrate-binding protein, producing MKKLFKLAFIAILSFFTIASCGAKSNEKTTDGEKVTLKFSALESAYGDQMWPAIIEAYKQVNPNVEIELNQSKDIESTLPGLFQAEDYPDVVMLALSRKAGIPENFVKEQALAELTSILDMNIPGEKVTVKSKLTDGAVGNNQTDPYLNGKTYLMPMFNSPTGLFFNKGLFEEKGWKVPTTWDEMFALAETAKSEGISLLTYPTTGYLDSFLPPILAGKGGTEFLNKAMSYEKGIWNSEKMNEVFKVLGEIVKNVHPTTVANANNEGFTKNQQLVIDNKALFMPNGTWIVGEMAATTPKDFKWGMTAYPAFEKDGKQYAVNFFEHIWVPAEAKNIEAAKEFIAFLYSDTAAKIFAEKGAVQPIKNYPFDMLSKENQVFYETFKNGANPLAGGFSATTPVEGVDVSGTVYGTINSVVNGTKSIEEWQSDIVKMADTLRPHVIK from the coding sequence GTGAAAAAGTTATTTAAATTAGCATTTATTGCTATTTTATCATTTTTTACAATAGCTTCGTGTGGAGCTAAATCTAATGAAAAAACTACAGATGGAGAAAAAGTTACTTTAAAATTTTCTGCTCTTGAAAGTGCATATGGTGATCAAATGTGGCCAGCTATTATAGAGGCTTATAAACAAGTAAATCCCAATGTTGAGATTGAATTAAATCAATCAAAAGATATTGAATCTACATTACCGGGATTATTTCAAGCAGAAGATTATCCAGATGTAGTTATGCTAGCTTTAAGTAGAAAAGCAGGAATACCTGAAAATTTTGTTAAAGAACAGGCATTAGCTGAATTAACTTCTATTTTAGACATGAACATTCCAGGAGAAAAAGTTACTGTTAAATCTAAATTAACTGATGGTGCAGTAGGAAATAACCAAACTGACCCTTACTTAAATGGTAAAACATATTTAATGCCTATGTTTAACTCACCTACAGGATTATTCTTTAATAAAGGATTATTTGAAGAAAAAGGTTGGAAAGTTCCTACAACATGGGATGAAATGTTCGCTCTTGCAGAAACTGCAAAATCTGAGGGAATTTCATTATTAACTTACCCTACAACAGGATATTTAGATTCATTCTTACCACCAATTTTAGCAGGTAAAGGTGGAACTGAATTTTTAAATAAGGCTATGAGTTATGAAAAAGGTATATGGAATTCTGAAAAAATGAATGAAGTATTTAAAGTTTTAGGTGAAATAGTTAAAAATGTACATCCAACTACAGTTGCAAATGCAAATAATGAGGGATTTACTAAAAATCAACAATTAGTTATTGATAATAAAGCATTATTCATGCCTAACGGTACTTGGATAGTTGGAGAAATGGCAGCTACTACTCCTAAAGATTTCAAATGGGGTATGACTGCTTATCCAGCATTTGAAAAAGATGGAAAACAATATGCAGTGAACTTCTTTGAACATATTTGGGTACCAGCAGAAGCTAAAAATATTGAAGCAGCTAAAGAATTTATAGCTTTCTTATACTCTGATACTGCAGCTAAAATATTTGCTGAAAAAGGGGCAGTTCAACCTATTAAAAATTATCCATTTGATATGTTAAGCAAAGAAAATCAAGTGTTCTATGAAACATTTAAAAATGGAGCAAATCCTCTTGCTGGTGGATTTTCAGCAACTACTCCAGTAGAGGGTGTTGATGTTAGTGGAACAGTTTATGGAACTATAAATTCAGTAGTAAATGGTACTAAATCTATTGAAGAATGGCAATCTGATATAGTTAAAATGGCTGATACTCTAAGACCACATGTAATTAAATAA